TCATGGTATTAAACATAAAATGCGGGTTTAGCTGATAGCGTAACATTTGTAATTGTGACTCTTTTGCTGAGGTTTGTGCGCGTAACAACATTTCATGCTCTTTTTGTAGCTTATTGTTGTACAGCATAATGAAAAATATTGCCGTCCAAATAAACATCGTAGAAAGTGAAAATAAAAACCAGCCACCAAATTCAAGCATATTCCATTTTTCATACCACACTTGGTGGTATACCACCGTTTTATAAGAAGCGAGTTTTATCACGTTATAAATAATGCCTAGTAACGCTGCCGTGCCAAAACTAATGGTTAGGGTTTTCTTTAAAGGAAGATGTACTGTTCTTTGGATAACAAGCCAGGAGACATAACTCAGTACGAAACCACTGAGAATTTCGATACCTAAGTTTAATATCTGCCCTGATAAATTAAAGTGCGGATCATCAAATTGCGGCCGAATAATAGCGATAAAAACCACAATAGCATAGCCTATCCAACCGCTAAGCTGTAACATCCAAAACTGCTGATTTTGTTTTGAAAACCCTTGAGGTTCAATTTGTAGAGTCGCATCTTGCATGACTGTTTGCATAAGGTACCTA
The Thalassotalea hakodatensis genome window above contains:
- a CDS encoding sensor histidine kinase produces the protein MQTVMQDATLQIEPQGFSKQNQQFWMLQLSGWIGYAIVVFIAIIRPQFDDPHFNLSGQILNLGIEILSGFVLSYVSWLVIQRTVHLPLKKTLTISFGTAALLGIIYNVIKLASYKTVVYHQVWYEKWNMLEFGGWFLFSLSTMFIWTAIFFIMLYNNKLQKEHEMLLRAQTSAKESQLQMLRYQLNPHFMFNTMNAISTLIYKKDNDTAGEMLDKLCTFFRYSLDQKTQVESTLVKEVELLALYLSIEKVRFGERLSVIFDVDNGANCARVPALFLQPIVENAIKYGIESQKKHGIITINAKAADDKLIVSVEDQGCGDTREATPGFGIGLPNTKERLATMFNEESQISIKQSSAGTSVKIVMPFQKVTVNDE